AATTTACTTAATATTGAAAATATATCAAAAGAAGTAATTAAGAAAAATAGTAGTAATTATTCGGTAAAGGCTTCGTTAGGGAACTATTCATTTCCTACAAAGACATATGGGGATATTGCTCTCCCTGCGGGAAAATATCAGGCATTAAGAATAGTTATCGGTCAGGGAAGCGGAGCAAACTGGTGGTGTGTACTTTTTCCGCCTCTATGTTTTATTGATGCAACACATGGAACTATTCCCGATTCTGTAAAGCAAAATCTTAAAACCTCACTGTCGGATGAGGAATACAAGCTTATTACTACATCTGATGAAGAAATACCTGTAAAAATTAAATTCAAGCTGGTTGAATTTCTTGAAGGTTCAAAAGTAAAATTGTCCGGAGTAATAAACAAAATGTTTAATTAAATCCTCCTGTTTTAAAAAGCTATGTAGTATTGTTTTCTGCATAGCTTTTTCTGTTGTAAAGAATTAATTATTCTAATTTTGGTAAGTACTGATATAATTTAATTAATATAATAAATTTATATCATTGGAATGGTGGTACTTTATGTTAATTATAAATTGGTTTAGCAGTAACTCGGAGTTTTATTTGTCAATGATAATAAGGTTGGCATTGGCTTGCCTACTTGGCGGTTTCATAGGCTTTGAAAGAGAACATGTACATAGGCCCGCCGGTTTTAGAACACACATACTTGTTTGTGTTGGTTCAGCTCTGGTAATGATAACTTCTGAATATATCTATTACCATTTTTCTTCCCATGTAAATACCGATCCGGCACGACTGGGAGCACAAGTCATCAGCGGAATCGGCTTTCTGGGGGCAGGAACAATAATAAAAGAAGGAATAAGTGTCAAGGGACTGACTACAGCAGCAAGTCTGTGGGCAGTATCCTGTGTGGGGATAGCTATAGGAATAGGATTTTACAGCGGAGCCTTTATTGCTACTGCATTTATTTTTCTTACACTTGTTGTAGCAAAAAAGACACAGAGCAGAAGGACTGTTAAAAAAAGCCTACGTTTGTATGTGCATACCCAAATTAAAAAGGGCGAAGTAAACAAGCTTTCAATGATTATTCAGGAAATGGGAGCTGTAATCAAAAAGACGGACTTTATAAGCAGTGAGAGGGATGGGGAAATGGTTATCAGGTTCACTTTAGATTCCAGTATGGAGGTTTCGATTGCGGAGATTATAGAAGCTATTCTTTGCAACGACGCAGTAAGGCGGGTTTACGAGGAAATCTAGTATATTTCTTATAAATAAACATAATATCTCAATGGACAACGGGTAAAATCTTGTACTATTTTTGTATTCCCTTGAATAGACATATTCGTAGAATACAAGAAAGGTGATTTTCAAAGGTGACAAGATGAGTGTAACAGAATCCATGCTTGACTTTACTAACCCCGACAACCTTTTATCAAAGGGCCTTACTGATAAGGAGGCCAGAAGAAAGCTAGAAAAGCACGGACCCAATCTGTTGTCGGAAAGAAAAAGAATTTCCCCGATTAAAATCCTGTTTGAACAGTTTACTGATTTAATGGTTATAATCCTTATGATTTCAACTGTTATTTCTGGTTTTATGGGTGAAATGACAGAAGCAATTACAATAATAGCAATAATAGTAGTAAATGCCATAATGGGATTTGTGCAGGAGTACAGGACCGAAAGAACCATGGAGGCGTTAAAATCTCTTGCGGCACCCTATGCAAAGGTCATCAGAAATGAGCAGCAGGCAAGTATACCTGCGGAGGATATAGTTCCAGGAGATGTTATTGTCCTTGAAACGGGGGACAGGATAGCAGCAGATGCGGCCATACTTGAATGTAACAGCCTTCACATTGACGAATCGCTTTTGACTGGTGAATCACTGCCGGTTGAAAAACACCAGTTAAAGAACAAAAATGTCTTGATGGACCCATTTGATAAGAAATCCTCTGTATATATGGGAACAGTTGTAACTGGAGGAAGAGCTAAAGCAGTAGTATATGCTACGGGTATGAAAACTGAAATGGGCAGCATAGCCGACATGATTCAGAATATAGAGGACGACGAAACTCCTCTGCAAAAGAGGTTGGGGCATCTCGGAAAATTTATAGCCGTAGGGTGTCTGATTATATGTGCAATAGTATCGTTTACGGGAATAATAAGAGGCGAAAAGCTTTTCAACATGTTATTGTCAGGAATAAGTCTGGCAGTTGCGGCCGTTCCAGAAGGATTGCCTGCAATTGTTACTATTTCTCTTGCATTGGGTGTCCAGAGAATGCTAAAAAGAAATGCACTTATACGCAAGCTGCCAGCGGTAGAGACTCTTGGCTGTGCAAGCGTTATTTGTTCTGACAAAACAGGAACCCTTACTGAAAATAAAATGACAGTGAGGAAAATGTATGCATCAGGCTATCGGCTTGACATAACAGGTAATGGTTACAATCTGGAAGGGAATTTTCTTGTTGATAACAAGCCTACTGACCCGGTCAGGGTTGATGGAATAAGGCTGGCATTAGAAATAGGTGCATTATGTAATAACTCAGTAATTTCGCATCCTGTGCCGGAGCATACGACGGTGGGAAAAATTAAATCAATTTTTTCAAAGCAGGAAAGCTTCAAGATTTCTGGTGACCCTACAGAAATTGCTTTGACCATAGCTGCGGCGAAGGCAGGAATAAACGAAACCTATCTGAAAAGATCATATAAACGTATTGATGAGATACCCTTTGACTCAGAAAGAAAATGTATGTCCATTATATGTAAAAATAATTGCGGAGAGCTGCTGGTATTCACAAAAGGAGCACCTGACGTGATTATTGATAAGTGCAGCAGGATATTATCGTCACGAGGTGTTATCAAACTGGATGAGCTGACCAGAAGATCAATAATAAAGCTTAATGATACAATGGCTAATGACGCTTTGAGAGTTATAGGGGTAGCATACAGAAAACTTGAGACCGGTAAATATAATCCGGGTAAAACAAATATTGAAAATGAACTTATTTTTGTTGGCTTAATGGGAATGATTGATCCCCCAAGAAAGGAAGCCGTTGAAGCAGTGCGTAAATGCAGACTGGCAGGAATAAAACCTGTTATGATAACAGGCGACCACAAGCTGACAGCTACTGCTATAGCAAAGGAATTAAACATATATTCAATGGGCGATCAGGTACTCACAGGCCGGGAACTTGACGTGATGAACGAAGCCCAGCTTGAAAAAATAGCGGATTCCGTATCTGTCTATGCAAGAGTATCTCCAAAGCATAAGCTTATGATTGTAAGGGCCTTGAAAAAGACAGGGCACATAGTTGCTATGACAGGAGATGGAGTTAACGATGCACCTGCGGTAAAAGAGGCCGATATCGGTGTATCTATGGGCATAACGGGAACAGATGTAACCAAGGAAGCTTCCTCAATGATACTGCTTGATGATAATTTCGCTACAATAATTGCGGCAGTGGAAGAGGGACGTGTAATTTACAATAATATTAGAAAATTTATAAGATATATGCTTGCGTGTAACCTTGGAGAAGTATTAACCATGTTCTTGGGAATGTTGCTGTGGCTCCCGATACCACTCATGCCAATACAGATTTTGTGGGTAAACCTTGTTACTGACGGGCTGCCTGCTATTGCCCTGGGCCTTGATCCGCCTGAAAATGATATAATGTTCCGACGTCCAAGAGGTGCACATGATAGTATATTCTCCCATGGTTTGTTGAAATTGATAATAGCCAGAGGGATATTTATAGGATTAAGTACTCTGGGTATATTTGTAACCGTCATGTATTTTGTAAATAATGTAGAGCTTGCCCGTACGGCGGCGTTTATGACTCTGGTACTTACCCAGTTGGTCCATGTATTTGAATGTAAATCTGAAACAAGGAATATATTTGAAATCGATATATTTAATAATATGCCTTTGGTACTGGCTATTATTTGTTCTCTTGCCATGATACTTGCTGTTGTATATATACCTTCGCTTCAAGGTATATTTGAAACGGTTCCTTTGGGATTAAACGAGTGGATGCTCATTGCCGGATTTTCACTTATGGGGCCTGTGCTGTCAAGTCTTATCGGAATAAACAGAAAAAATAAATATTGCTAACTATAAATACAAAGGGGGCTGTTGCAAAACAGAAAGGTTTTCTGTTTTGCAACAGCCCCCTTTGTATACAGAGATATTTAGTAGCATTTTTTGTAAAAAGACCGTGAATAAAAGTAGTTTCAACCATTCCTAATATATAATATCTTGAAAAGAACTGAAAAAAACTATATAATTTAGCAGACACTAAATGTTACATTTAGTTCACAGTTTATTAAAAAAAATTGTGGATAATATAACATGTGTATACAAAACGCATGCCTAAAAAGTGTTATAATGCACGGAAACAATTTAGGGGGGAAAAAAATGATTGAAATTCAGAATTTGACCAAAAGTTATGGTCAGATAAAGGCTGTAGACGATATAAGTTTTACAGTTGAGAAAGGTGAAGTACTTGGTTTCCTAGGACCTAACGGTGCCGGAAAATCAACTACCATGAATATCATTACAGGGTTTATACCTTCAACAGAGGGAACTGTAAAAGTTAACGGTTTTGATATTATGGAAAGTCCAGCGGAAGTAAAAAGAAGAATAGGTTATTTGCCTGAACTGCCGCCATTGTATATGGATATGACAGTATCAGAGTATCTGGGCTTTGCAGCTGATTTAAAAAATGTAAGTAAAAAGCAGAAGAAAAGCCAGATGGCTGATATCATGGAATTAGTCAAATTGACAGATGTCAGAGGCCGGCTGGTAAAAAATCTTTCAAAAGGATACAAGCAAAGAGTTGGCTTAGCTCAGGCACTTATGGGTAATCCCGAAGTACTGATTCTTGATGAACCTACAGTTGGCCTTGACCCAAAGCAGATAATAGAAATCAGAAAGCTGATAAAGGCTCTTGGAAAGCAGCATACCATAATATTAAGCTCACATATTCTGCCTGAAGTTAGTGCTGTTTGTGAAAGAGTTGTTATTATCAACAAGGGTAAAATAGCAGCAGTGGATACCCCTGAAAACCTTTCAAAAGGAATGGGTACTGTTAGTAAGCTTTCTGCTACAATCGTCGGACCTAAGAGTTCAATCATTGGATTTATTCAGGGAATTTACGGGATAAAATATGTAGAACCCCATGTAGAAAAGGATACGGATGTTGTGGAATACATCATCGAGTCCGACAAGGAAATTGACGTAAGACGTCCTCTTTTCTTTGCTATGGCAAAAGCAGGATACCCCATCATAGAGTTAAAATCTCTGGATCTTACTCTCGAAGATATATTCCTGCAGATTACCACACAGGAAAAGGAGGTTATATAATTATGTTTTCTATATTTAAAAAAGAATTCAAATCATATTTTACTTCGGCAACGGCTTATGTAATAATGGGTATGTTTGTTTTGGTTTCTTCTATATTATTTTATATAAACCTTGTATCACAAACTGCGGACTTTAATTTTAACCTTAGTTATATGTCCATAATACTTATAATTATAATTCCCATACTCACTATGAAAATACTGGCAGACGAAAGAAAAAGCGGCACAGAAGTAATGCTTATAACATCGCCCACCAGCTTGACAAACATTGTAGTTGGTAAATATCTTGCAGCCTTTTGTGTGTTTTTAATAATGACAGCTATAACTTTTATATATCCTATAATTCTTGCTGTTCTTGGTGAACCTGCAATGTCTGAAATTATCGGAGGATATATCGGCTTTATACTTTTAGGTGCTTCATTCCTTGCATTCGGTTTATTTGCTTCATCATTGACCGAAAGCCAGATAATAGCTGCAATAGTAAGTGTAGTCGGCTTAGTACTCATGTGGCTGCTTCAAGGAATTGCTCCTGCACTTGGAGGAGTAACGGCTAAAGTATTAAACTGGTTTTCTCTATTTTCAAGAACAGAAGATTTCTATGC
This genomic stretch from Ruminiclostridium cellulolyticum H10 harbors:
- a CDS encoding cation-translocating P-type ATPase encodes the protein MSVTESMLDFTNPDNLLSKGLTDKEARRKLEKHGPNLLSERKRISPIKILFEQFTDLMVIILMISTVISGFMGEMTEAITIIAIIVVNAIMGFVQEYRTERTMEALKSLAAPYAKVIRNEQQASIPAEDIVPGDVIVLETGDRIAADAAILECNSLHIDESLLTGESLPVEKHQLKNKNVLMDPFDKKSSVYMGTVVTGGRAKAVVYATGMKTEMGSIADMIQNIEDDETPLQKRLGHLGKFIAVGCLIICAIVSFTGIIRGEKLFNMLLSGISLAVAAVPEGLPAIVTISLALGVQRMLKRNALIRKLPAVETLGCASVICSDKTGTLTENKMTVRKMYASGYRLDITGNGYNLEGNFLVDNKPTDPVRVDGIRLALEIGALCNNSVISHPVPEHTTVGKIKSIFSKQESFKISGDPTEIALTIAAAKAGINETYLKRSYKRIDEIPFDSERKCMSIICKNNCGELLVFTKGAPDVIIDKCSRILSSRGVIKLDELTRRSIIKLNDTMANDALRVIGVAYRKLETGKYNPGKTNIENELIFVGLMGMIDPPRKEAVEAVRKCRLAGIKPVMITGDHKLTATAIAKELNIYSMGDQVLTGRELDVMNEAQLEKIADSVSVYARVSPKHKLMIVRALKKTGHIVAMTGDGVNDAPAVKEADIGVSMGITGTDVTKEASSMILLDDNFATIIAAVEEGRVIYNNIRKFIRYMLACNLGEVLTMFLGMLLWLPIPLMPIQILWVNLVTDGLPAIALGLDPPENDIMFRRPRGAHDSIFSHGLLKLIIARGIFIGLSTLGIFVTVMYFVNNVELARTAAFMTLVLTQLVHVFECKSETRNIFEIDIFNNMPLVLAIICSLAMILAVVYIPSLQGIFETVPLGLNEWMLIAGFSLMGPVLSSLIGINRKNKYC
- a CDS encoding ABC transporter permease, with amino-acid sequence MFSIFKKEFKSYFTSATAYVIMGMFVLVSSILFYINLVSQTADFNFNLSYMSIILIIIIPILTMKILADERKSGTEVMLITSPTSLTNIVVGKYLAAFCVFLIMTAITFIYPIILAVLGEPAMSEIIGGYIGFILLGASFLAFGLFASSLTESQIIAAIVSVVGLVLMWLLQGIAPALGGVTAKVLNWFSLFSRTEDFYAGILSLSPIVYYLSFSAIFVFITIRVIEKRRWSKG
- a CDS encoding ABC transporter ATP-binding protein, with product MIEIQNLTKSYGQIKAVDDISFTVEKGEVLGFLGPNGAGKSTTMNIITGFIPSTEGTVKVNGFDIMESPAEVKRRIGYLPELPPLYMDMTVSEYLGFAADLKNVSKKQKKSQMADIMELVKLTDVRGRLVKNLSKGYKQRVGLAQALMGNPEVLILDEPTVGLDPKQIIEIRKLIKALGKQHTIILSSHILPEVSAVCERVVIINKGKIAAVDTPENLSKGMGTVSKLSATIVGPKSSIIGFIQGIYGIKYVEPHVEKDTDVVEYIIESDKEIDVRRPLFFAMAKAGYPIIELKSLDLTLEDIFLQITTQEKEVI
- a CDS encoding MgtC/SapB family protein produces the protein MLIINWFSSNSEFYLSMIIRLALACLLGGFIGFEREHVHRPAGFRTHILVCVGSALVMITSEYIYYHFSSHVNTDPARLGAQVISGIGFLGAGTIIKEGISVKGLTTAASLWAVSCVGIAIGIGFYSGAFIATAFIFLTLVVAKKTQSRRTVKKSLRLYVHTQIKKGEVNKLSMIIQEMGAVIKKTDFISSERDGEMVIRFTLDSSMEVSIAEIIEAILCNDAVRRVYEEI
- the spoIIR gene encoding stage II sporulation protein R, which translates into the protein MNKSLSLKPTKILSVCITIAILIVFSLWMLSYTYAEDVNAGLSQNLVRLHVIANSDSASDQALKLKVRDEIIEYMKEKLSDSRNIDQTKEIINQNLLNIENISKEVIKKNSSNYSVKASLGNYSFPTKTYGDIALPAGKYQALRIVIGQGSGANWWCVLFPPLCFIDATHGTIPDSVKQNLKTSLSDEEYKLITTSDEEIPVKIKFKLVEFLEGSKVKLSGVINKMFN